From the genome of Chanos chanos chromosome 5, fChaCha1.1, whole genome shotgun sequence, one region includes:
- the fank1 gene encoding LOW QUALITY PROTEIN: fibronectin type 3 and ankyrin repeat domains 1 protein (The sequence of the model RefSeq protein was modified relative to this genomic sequence to represent the inferred CDS: inserted 1 base in 1 codon; substituted 1 base at 1 genomic stop codon): MLFPGQGGISVPETQCVRSVTHHSVELSWGSKGRKFCSDPPHIWTFFALEEEDSRKHGYNTIHPINGKNLHTAVMMNDEKELTGSGLMLACFFGCLNXVKCLRQCGSXWSSRHWPGCITRHWVTDGGHVPVIQHSIQDGCEVEVTDGIIHWTPLMRVSALTGNRHLPAHHCWSGRQHMGQRRKDTA, encoded by the exons ATGCTGTTCCCAGGCCAGGGTGGGATCTCTGTACCTGAGACTCAGTGTGTCAGATCAGTCACTCATCACAGTGTTGAGCTGTCCTGGGGCTCTAAGGGGAGAAAGTTTTGCTCTGATCCTCCACACATCTGGACATTCTTCGCTCTAGAGGAGGAAGATTCCAGAAAGCATGGCTACAACACCATTCAT CCTATTAATGGGAAGAACCTGCATACAGCTGTGatgatgaatgatgaaaaaGAGTTAACTGGGTCTGG tctgatGCTGGCCTGCTTCTTTGGGTGTTTGA AAGTGAAGTGCCTGCGGCAGTGTGGGTCCTGATGGAGCTCCAGACACTGGCCTGGCTGCATTACCCGTCACTGGGTCACAGACGGAGGGCATGTGCCTGTCATTCAACACTCGATCCAAGATGGTTGTGAG GTGGAGGTAACGGACGGTATCATACACTGGACGCCTCTTATGAGAGTGTCCGCTCTCACAGGGAACCGTCACCTCCCTGCTCATCATTGCTGGAGTGGACGCCAACACATGGGACAGAGACGGAAAGACACAGCGTAA
- the dhx32a gene encoding DEAD/H (Asp-Glu-Ala-Asp/His) box polypeptide 32a: MAGTTLSEDNFVEQELCSQLDEVSDEVFGFGDDLELNQFDGLPYSSRYYKLLKERKTLPVWKVRSEFMKALDENQFIIISGTVKSGKSTQIPQWCAEFCLAEQYRHGMVVCTQILRQQAVDLALRVADEMDVNIGHEVGYSIPLETCCSSDTVLRYCTDDVLLREMMSDPLLEHYGAVVIDQAHERTVSTDLLLGLLREVMLQRPELKVVVLSAQPFSNKLLLHYGNVPHLSLEALHPSEVVHSNSSHKECFYSALRLVLEIHRTKEAGDIALFLASEQEVGFACSILCKEGSKLSVELGELVPVILCPGHAGTYMSPTEEQPRRRRVFLSCSQSEDMFWPVDTVNFVIDTGVEKRYVYNPRVRANSEEVRSISRCQSDIRKQLTGSTGKCFCLYPGENQLPGEIPPKILESNITPTVLFLKRMEVAGLGQCDFIDRPDPEGLMQALEELDYLAALDDDGNLSEIGIIMSEFPLDPQMAKALLASCEFDCVSEVLTIAAMLAAPSCFLEPPVGMATEAVQCHMKLQHPEGDHFTLINIYNAFKRSQKEPYFSLERWCQDYFLCCAALQTADAIRSELSDILRRIELPISEPAFGTKTNTLNIKRALLAGFFMQIARDVDGSGNYFMLTNKHVAQIHPLSSYGPKSHQLGLPEWVLYHEYTLSENNCIRTVSQISPEVFIQMAPQYFFYNLPPSESKDILQHILDNVGSGNCKKKPKSQQPITSETKKDCGESQSSDRCVLQ; this comes from the exons ATGGCGGGCACTACGTTGTCGGAAGACAATTTCGTGGAGCAAGAACTGTGCTCTCAGTTAGACGAAGTATCTGATGAGGTTTTTGGATTTGGGGATGACCTCGAACTTAACCAATTCGATGGGCTGCCATACTCGTCTCGATATTACAAacttttaaaagagagaaaaaccctACCTGTCTGGAAAGTTAGGAGTGAATTTATGAAAGCTTTGGATGAAAATCAGTTTATCATCATCTCTGGAACGGTAAAATCTGGGAAAAGTACTCAG ATCCCGCAGTGGTGTGCAGAGTTCTGCCTGGCTGAGCAGTACAGACACGGCATGGTAGTGTGTACTCAGATCCTCCGCCAGCAGGCAGTGGATCTGGCACTGCGTGTGGCAGACGAGATGGACGTGAACATCGGCCATGAAGTGGGCTATAGCATCCCTCTGGAAACATGCTGCTCCAGCGACACTGTtctcag ATACTGCACAGATGACGTCTTGCTGCGGGAGATGATGTCAGACCCGTTGCTGGAGCACTATGGGGCGGTCGTCATTGACCAGGCTCACGAGCGAACGGTTAGCACTGACCTCCTCCTGGGCCTGCTGAGAGAAGTCATGCTACAGAGGCCAGAGCTCAAGGTGGTAGTGCTCTCTGCCCAACCGTTCTCCAACAAATTACTCTTACACTACGGAAACGTACCCCATTTGAGTCTGGAGGCTCTCCATCCGTCTGAGGTGGTCCACAGCAACAGCAGCCACAAAGAGTGCTTCTACTCAGCACTGAGACTTGTTCTAGAGATACACCGTACAAAAGAGGCCGGCGATATCGCCCTCTTTCTGGCGTCTGAACAG GAAGTTGGCTTTGCCTGCAGCATTCTGTGTAAAGAGGGGTCTAAGCTTAGTGTTGAACTGGGGGAACTGGTGCCAGTTATCCTGTGCCCAGGGCATGCTGGGACATATATGTCACCAACTGAGGAACAACCCAGGAGAAGGAGGGTCTTTCTCTcttgcagccaatcagaggacatGTTTTGGCCAGTAGACACAGTCAACTTTGTGATTGACACAGGAGTAGAGAAAAGATAT GTGTACAATCCTAGAGTCAGGGCAAACTCTGAAGAGGTCCGGTCCATCAGTAGATGTCAGTCAGATATCCGTAAGCAACTGACGGGATCAACAG GGAAGTGTTTTTGCCTGTACCCTGGGGAGAACCAGCTTCCTGGAGAGATCCCACCCAAGATCCTGGAGTCCAATATCACACCCACAGTGCTCTTTCTGAAGAGGATGGAGGTGGCAGGGCTTGGTCAGTGTGACTTCATCGACCGGCCCG ATCCTGAGGGACTGATGCAGGCTCTGGAGGAGCTGGATTACCTGGCTGCGTTAGATGACGATGGGAATTTGTCTGAGATTGGAATCATCATGTCGGAGTTCCCTTTGGACCCCCAGATGGCCAAGGCACTGTTGGCCTCTTGcgagtttgactgtgttagtgaagTACTGACTATTGCAGCTATGCTGGCAG CCCCAAGCTGCTTCCTGGAGCCACCTGTTGGCATGGCAACAGAAGCTGTGCAGTGCCACATGAAGCTGCAGCACCCAGAGGGCGACCACTTCACCCTGATCAATATCTACAACGCCTTCAAACGCAGCCAGAAAGAGCCAT ACTTCAGCCTGGAGAGGTGGTGTCAGGATTACTTCCTCTGCTGTGCGGCCCTGCAGACGGCCGACGCCATACGCTCAGAGCTCAGTGACATCCTGAGGAGGATCGAGTTGCCTATATCAGAACCAGCCTTCGGCACCAAGACCAACACCCTCAACATTAAGAGAGCACTGCTGGCTGGGTTTTTCATGCAG ATTGCCCGAGATGTAGACGGATCAGGGAATTACTTCATGCTGACAAACAAGCATGTGGCTCAGATCCACCCACTCTCCAGTTACGGGCCTAAATCTCACCAGCTGGGTCTGCCTGAGTGGGTCCTGTACCACGAATACACCCTGTCAGAGAACAACTGCATTCGCACCGTCTCTCAGATCTCCCCCGAGGT gttcatTCAAATGGCACCACAGTATTTCTTCTACAATCTGCCCCCTAGTGAGAGTAAGGACATATTGCAGCACATCCTGGACAATGTTGGTTCAGGGAACTGTAAGAAAAAACCAAAGTcgcagcagccaatcacaagTGAGACAAAGAAGGACTGCGGAGAAAGTCAGTCCTCTGACCGATGTGTGTTGCAGTAA